From Micromonospora nigra, one genomic window encodes:
- a CDS encoding condensation domain-containing protein has product MRFADAVVPTEWATEKLINAEFRGGRTRTAPLTWAQQVMWRARARNPNNHVFMNLRRTVPVSPRVAAGPDAVARAVGALVGRHSSLRTRVRASADGPVQEAAAAGVLPLLVLPGVDDGAAAARAAATRLGDVAFDHADEWPLRVALVLVDGRVRQIVVVFSHSTVDAHAAEVVLRDLRLILLRGTVPHPAGPQSVDVALDQQGPGRQRSDRAVAYWLRQFARLPSTPLTPVGPGLTPLLRRGVLVSPAAERAARIVAARHRVSSSAVLLAAMTALARRDHPPALCGMFPMAHNRFRVEYAQAVANLGQIGFCVVDLADRPTFADMLPRVWRGALDGYRHAGYEPAALRGRFEAVGHDFDTLFLPYHYFNDVRLSGEVVEKKTDATEKELRAELDKSEFSWTRGLERASWHLLAHVVDEPGALGITLTVDTRFVEPEAVEPFLRDLERLLVEAALRDVPWPWSPSRPAGTATAPPRRVVDEVTPAHFDGGRDRTGPLTWGQQAMWRAVVEFESAHNSFLNLRRTLPLSRRADVDVPRAVRALGTLVARHESLRTRVRVVDGQLTQVAFGRGDLPVAVHHVDGDGDPDGRSASAALAERLGGPRFDHAAHWPLRAGLVVVDGRVRQVVVVFSHSTVDFHATETLLRELRLILLRGAAPGEPGLQSLDVALREQGVEQRRSDRSVASWTERFALLPAGTFTTPGTPADPRYQRGSLVSPALDAALRILAARHRVSTATALLAGAVAVLGDGQDSCGVFTMAHNRFPPGYADAISKLNQIGLCRVDLTGRPDLADLLTRTHRAGLEAYRHAYYDPAAMTRAFAEAGHDYATALAPYCFFNDIRLPDGRGAPAPVPPVAGPLAAPVGSRVTGAGPGSAGVVAVRALADGSRAAATGSTFTWLPPLERFAWRCRIQVVDAPGAVELVVTADTAYLPAARAERLLHAIEAMVVGAAGSGRADPVRVW; this is encoded by the coding sequence ATGCGATTCGCCGACGCCGTCGTGCCCACCGAGTGGGCCACCGAAAAGCTCATCAATGCCGAGTTCCGGGGCGGGCGGACGCGGACCGCACCGCTGACCTGGGCCCAGCAGGTCATGTGGCGGGCCAGGGCGCGCAACCCGAACAACCACGTGTTCATGAACCTGCGGCGCACGGTGCCCGTCTCGCCCCGGGTGGCCGCCGGTCCGGACGCCGTCGCCCGGGCCGTCGGTGCCCTGGTCGGCCGCCACTCGTCCCTGCGGACCCGGGTCCGTGCCAGCGCCGACGGCCCGGTCCAGGAGGCCGCCGCCGCCGGGGTCCTGCCCCTGCTGGTGCTGCCGGGTGTCGACGACGGTGCGGCGGCGGCGCGGGCCGCGGCCACCCGGCTCGGCGACGTGGCCTTCGACCACGCCGACGAATGGCCGCTGCGGGTGGCACTGGTGCTGGTCGACGGGCGCGTCCGGCAGATCGTCGTGGTGTTCAGCCACTCCACCGTGGATGCCCACGCGGCGGAGGTCGTGCTGCGTGACCTGCGCCTGATCCTGCTGCGCGGCACCGTGCCCCACCCTGCGGGCCCACAGTCGGTGGACGTCGCCCTCGACCAGCAGGGCCCCGGGCGGCAGCGCTCCGACCGGGCCGTGGCGTACTGGCTGCGGCAGTTCGCCCGGCTGCCGTCCACACCGCTGACCCCCGTCGGACCGGGCCTCACCCCGCTCCTGCGCCGCGGCGTGCTGGTCTCCCCGGCCGCCGAGCGGGCCGCCCGCATCGTGGCCGCCCGGCACCGGGTCAGCTCGTCGGCGGTGCTGTTGGCGGCGATGACCGCCCTGGCCCGACGGGACCACCCGCCGGCGCTGTGCGGCATGTTCCCGATGGCACACAATCGCTTCCGGGTCGAGTACGCCCAGGCGGTGGCCAACCTGGGTCAGATCGGATTCTGTGTGGTCGATCTGGCTGACCGTCCGACATTCGCCGACATGTTGCCCCGGGTGTGGCGCGGTGCGCTCGACGGCTATCGGCACGCCGGCTATGAACCAGCCGCCCTGCGCGGGCGATTCGAGGCGGTGGGCCACGACTTCGACACTCTTTTCCTGCCCTACCACTACTTCAACGACGTACGCCTTTCCGGTGAGGTTGTCGAGAAAAAGACCGACGCGACGGAAAAGGAGTTGAGGGCTGAGTTGGACAAGAGCGAATTCTCCTGGACGAGGGGGCTGGAACGGGCGTCCTGGCACCTGCTGGCCCATGTGGTCGACGAGCCGGGCGCACTCGGGATCACCCTCACCGTGGACACCCGGTTCGTCGAGCCGGAAGCTGTGGAACCTTTCCTGCGGGACCTGGAGCGGCTGCTGGTCGAGGCGGCCCTGCGGGACGTGCCGTGGCCGTGGTCGCCGTCCCGCCCGGCCGGAACGGCGACCGCACCGCCGCGGCGCGTCGTCGACGAGGTGACCCCCGCCCACTTCGACGGCGGACGGGACCGCACCGGCCCGCTCACCTGGGGACAGCAGGCCATGTGGCGGGCCGTGGTGGAGTTCGAGTCCGCCCACAACAGCTTCCTCAACCTCCGTCGTACGTTGCCGCTGTCCCGCCGCGCCGACGTCGACGTGCCGCGTGCCGTACGGGCGTTGGGCACGCTCGTGGCCCGGCACGAGTCGCTGCGCACCCGGGTGCGCGTCGTCGACGGCCAACTGACCCAGGTCGCCTTCGGGCGGGGGGACCTGCCGGTGGCGGTGCACCACGTCGACGGCGACGGCGACCCGGACGGCCGTTCCGCCTCGGCGGCGCTCGCGGAGCGCCTGGGCGGCCCCCGGTTCGACCACGCCGCGCACTGGCCCCTGCGCGCCGGGCTGGTGGTGGTCGACGGCCGGGTCCGGCAGGTGGTGGTCGTGTTCAGCCACTCGACGGTGGACTTCCACGCCACCGAGACCCTCCTGCGGGAGCTGCGGCTGATCCTGCTGCGCGGTGCCGCGCCCGGTGAACCGGGACTCCAGTCGCTCGACGTCGCCCTGCGCGAGCAGGGGGTCGAGCAGCGTCGCTCCGACCGCTCGGTCGCCTCCTGGACTGAACGTTTCGCCCTCCTGCCGGCCGGTACGTTCACCACCCCGGGCACTCCCGCCGACCCGCGCTACCAGCGGGGTTCCCTGGTCTCACCGGCCCTCGACGCCGCCCTGCGGATCCTCGCGGCCCGACACCGGGTCAGCACCGCCACGGCCCTGCTGGCCGGTGCCGTCGCCGTGCTCGGTGACGGGCAGGACAGCTGCGGCGTGTTCACCATGGCCCACAACCGGTTCCCCCCGGGGTACGCCGACGCGATCAGCAAGCTCAACCAGATCGGGCTGTGCCGGGTCGACCTGACCGGGCGTCCGGACCTGGCCGACCTGCTCACCCGGACGCACCGCGCCGGCCTGGAGGCGTACCGGCACGCCTACTACGACCCGGCGGCCATGACCCGGGCGTTCGCCGAGGCCGGTCACGACTACGCCACCGCGCTGGCCCCGTACTGCTTCTTCAACGACATCCGGCTGCCCGACGGTCGGGGGGCCCCGGCGCCGGTGCCGCCCGTCGCCGGTCCGCTCGCCGCCCCGGTCGGGTCGCGGGTGACCGGAGCCGGGCCCGGCTCCGCCGGGGTGGTCGCTGTCCGGGCGCTCGCTGACGGGTCGCGGGCCGCCGCGACCGGCAGCACGTTCACCTGGTTGCCGCCGCTGGAACGGTTCGCCTGGCGCTGCCGGATCCAGGTGGTCGACGCGCCGGGGGCGGTGGAGTTGGTGGTCACCGCCGACACCGCGTACCTGCCCGCCGCGCGGGCCGAGCGGTTGCTGCACGCGATCGAGGCAATGGTGGTCGGAGCCGCCGGCAGCGGGCGGGCTGACCCGGTCCGGGTCTGGTAG
- a CDS encoding N-acetylglutaminylglutamine amidotransferase — protein MCGIGGEARFDGVPPDTDAVARIAEAMRSRGPDGGGLWSDEWVTLGHRRLTVIDLSDAGAQPMVREDLGLALVFNGCVYNYPQLRDQLRAAGHTFRSTSDTEVILMAYAQWGEDFVDRLVGMFAVAIVDRARRRLVLARDRLGVKPLYLAETPGRLRFASTLPALLRGGDVDTTIDPVALHHYLSWHSIVPAPRTILRGVRKLPPATVRVVEADGRSRERVYWRPDYVRDRGREQLGVRDWQALIGDALRTAVRRRLVADVPVGVLLSGGLDSSLIVALLAEAGQHHLQTFSIGFDSRTGETGDEFHYSDRVARAFATDHHRIRLADDDLVPAVRATVAAMTEPMGSHDVVAFHLLSEQVSRHVKVAQSGQGADEVFAGYGYHQPLATVPRERTGDTFAGAFFDRDHAELLRVVHPAYAADTDVSTELVAAHLAAPGADTALDAVLRLDTHLMLPDDPVKRVDSMSMAWGLEVRTPFLDQDLVALAAACPPAHKVDAGGKGILKRVAREVLPPEVVDRPKGYFPVPALRNVDGPVRHLVTEALRASAARQRGLFRPEYVARLLAEPEQAQAAAGSNKLWQLGLLELWLQTHGIR, from the coding sequence GTGTGCGGCATCGGCGGGGAGGCGCGCTTCGACGGCGTGCCACCCGACACCGACGCGGTCGCCCGCATCGCCGAGGCCATGCGCTCCCGTGGCCCCGACGGCGGCGGCCTGTGGAGCGACGAGTGGGTGACCCTCGGCCACCGCCGGCTGACCGTCATCGACCTGTCCGACGCGGGGGCCCAGCCGATGGTCCGCGAGGACCTCGGGCTGGCGCTGGTCTTCAACGGCTGCGTCTACAACTATCCGCAGCTGCGCGATCAGTTGCGGGCCGCCGGGCACACCTTCCGCTCCACCAGCGACACCGAGGTCATCCTGATGGCCTACGCGCAGTGGGGTGAGGACTTCGTCGACCGACTGGTCGGCATGTTCGCCGTGGCGATCGTCGACCGGGCCCGGCGGCGGCTGGTGCTGGCACGCGACCGGCTCGGCGTCAAACCGCTCTACCTCGCCGAGACACCGGGCCGGCTGCGCTTCGCCTCCACCCTGCCCGCCCTGCTGCGCGGCGGGGACGTGGACACCACCATCGACCCGGTGGCGCTGCACCACTACCTGTCCTGGCACTCGATCGTGCCGGCCCCCCGCACCATCCTGCGCGGAGTGCGCAAACTGCCACCGGCGACCGTACGGGTGGTGGAGGCCGACGGGCGCAGCCGCGAACGCGTCTACTGGCGGCCCGACTACGTCCGCGATCGGGGCCGGGAACAGCTGGGCGTCCGGGACTGGCAGGCGCTGATCGGCGACGCGCTGCGCACCGCGGTACGCCGGCGGCTCGTGGCCGACGTGCCGGTGGGCGTCCTGCTCTCCGGCGGTCTCGACTCCAGCCTGATCGTGGCGCTGCTCGCCGAGGCGGGCCAGCATCACCTGCAGACCTTCAGCATCGGCTTCGACAGTCGCACCGGCGAGACCGGCGACGAGTTCCACTACTCCGACCGGGTGGCCCGCGCGTTCGCCACCGACCACCACCGGATCCGGCTCGCCGACGACGACCTGGTCCCGGCGGTACGGGCCACCGTGGCCGCGATGACCGAGCCGATGGGCAGCCACGACGTGGTCGCCTTCCACCTGCTCTCCGAGCAGGTGTCGCGGCACGTCAAGGTCGCGCAGTCCGGGCAGGGCGCCGACGAGGTCTTCGCCGGGTACGGCTACCACCAGCCGCTGGCCACGGTGCCGCGCGAGCGGACCGGGGACACCTTCGCCGGGGCGTTCTTCGACCGGGACCACGCCGAGCTGCTGCGGGTGGTCCACCCCGCGTACGCCGCCGACACCGACGTCAGCACCGAGCTGGTGGCCGCACACCTGGCCGCACCCGGCGCGGACACCGCGCTGGACGCCGTGCTGCGTCTGGACACCCACCTCATGCTGCCCGACGACCCGGTCAAGCGGGTCGACAGCATGAGCATGGCCTGGGGGTTGGAGGTGCGCACGCCGTTCCTCGACCAGGACCTGGTCGCCCTCGCCGCGGCCTGCCCGCCCGCGCACAAGGTCGACGCGGGCGGCAAGGGGATCCTCAAGCGGGTCGCCCGGGAGGTGCTGCCCCCGGAGGTCGTCGACCGCCCGAAGGGCTACTTCCCGGTGCCGGCCCTGCGTAACGTCGACGGCCCGGTGCGGCACCTCGTCACCGAGGCCCTGCGCGCGTCGGCCGCGCGGCAGCGCGGGCTGTTCCGGCCGGAGTACGTCGCGCGTCTGCTCGCCGAACCGGAGCAGGCGCAGGCGGCGGCCGGGAGCAACAAGCTGTGGCAGCTCGGCCTGCTGGAACTGTGGCTCCAGACCCACGGCATCCGGTGA
- a CDS encoding TetR family transcriptional regulator → MTGEAPDDTRSRILRAALDLFAAQGYQRTSLRQIAERLRLTKAAILYHFPSKEQLVAALVEPLLGDLERLLDEVGTLPPQRARWALLEGWVDTLLAHRRPLGTLFHDITLIGRGATYQRLMRVALRANEIAAGPDAGRRERVRAVQAIAMCSDPVVFFLDIPPEALRADMLDGARRLLADPPSRAPVPGGTGRRRPGRPRTLEPEQVEAARRMHAAGTHSADEIASALGVSRATVYRHLNQTTLS, encoded by the coding sequence ATGACCGGCGAGGCCCCCGACGACACCCGCAGCAGGATCCTGCGGGCCGCCCTGGACCTGTTCGCCGCACAGGGCTACCAGCGCACCTCGCTGCGCCAGATCGCCGAGCGGCTACGGCTGACGAAGGCGGCGATCCTCTACCACTTCCCCAGCAAGGAACAGCTCGTCGCCGCCCTGGTGGAACCGCTGCTCGGTGACCTGGAAAGGCTGCTGGACGAGGTCGGGACACTGCCGCCGCAGCGGGCCCGGTGGGCGCTGCTGGAGGGCTGGGTCGACACGCTCCTGGCGCACCGTCGACCACTGGGCACCCTCTTCCACGACATCACGCTGATCGGCCGGGGCGCCACGTACCAGCGGTTGATGCGGGTGGCGCTGCGGGCCAACGAGATCGCCGCCGGGCCGGACGCCGGGCGCCGGGAACGCGTCCGCGCGGTGCAGGCGATCGCCATGTGCAGCGATCCGGTGGTGTTCTTCCTCGACATTCCGCCGGAGGCACTGCGCGCCGACATGCTCGACGGCGCCCGCCGCCTCCTCGCCGACCCGCCGTCGCGGGCTCCCGTGCCCGGGGGCACCGGGCGGCGACGGCCGGGGCGCCCCAGGACGCTGGAACCGGAGCAGGTCGAGGCCGCCCGGCGGATGCACGCGGCGGGCACCCACTCGGCTGACGAGATCGCCTCGGCCCTGGGCGTGTCCCGCGCGACCGTCTACCGCCACCTGAACCAGACCACCCTGTCCTGA
- a CDS encoding ABC transporter ATP-binding protein — protein sequence MPVIAIENLVKTFGAFRALDGLALRVEPGEVHGFLGPNGSGKSTTIRILLGLLRRDSGRVSLFDADPWRDAVALHRRLAYVPGDVNLWPNLSGGEAIDLLGALRGGLDPRRRDELLDRFDLDPTKKCRAYSKGNRQKVAIVAAFASDVELYVLDEPTSGLDPLMEAVFQEEVRRSTRDGATVLLSSHVLAEVEALCDRVSIIREGRTVESGSLTELRHLARTTVTVATARPLTGLDALPGVHEVREVDGRIRLEVEPAHLDALLGHLVGFGVRALTSAPPTLEELFLRHYGPNGTDDTTADGGAARSGGTTARDGGPAARKQGR from the coding sequence ATGCCCGTCATCGCCATCGAGAACCTCGTGAAGACCTTCGGCGCGTTCCGCGCGCTGGACGGCCTCGCGCTCCGGGTCGAGCCGGGGGAGGTGCACGGGTTCCTCGGGCCGAACGGCTCCGGCAAGTCCACCACCATCCGGATCCTGCTCGGACTGCTGCGTCGCGACTCCGGTCGGGTGAGTCTGTTCGACGCCGACCCCTGGCGGGACGCGGTCGCGCTGCACCGCCGCCTGGCGTACGTGCCCGGCGACGTGAACCTGTGGCCCAACCTCTCCGGGGGCGAGGCCATCGACCTGCTCGGCGCGCTGCGCGGCGGGCTCGACCCGCGCCGCCGGGACGAGCTGCTGGACCGCTTCGACCTCGATCCGACGAAGAAGTGTCGCGCCTACTCCAAGGGCAACCGCCAGAAGGTCGCCATCGTCGCCGCCTTCGCCTCCGACGTCGAGCTGTACGTGCTCGACGAGCCGACGTCGGGCCTGGACCCGCTGATGGAGGCCGTCTTCCAGGAGGAGGTCCGCCGGTCGACCCGCGACGGCGCCACGGTGCTGCTGTCCAGCCACGTGCTCGCCGAGGTGGAGGCGCTGTGCGACCGGGTCAGCATCATCCGGGAGGGCCGCACCGTCGAGTCGGGCAGCCTGACCGAGCTGCGTCACCTCGCCCGCACGACGGTGACCGTGGCCACGGCCAGGCCACTGACGGGCCTGGACGCCCTGCCCGGGGTGCACGAGGTCCGCGAGGTCGACGGACGCATCCGGCTGGAGGTCGAACCCGCCCACCTCGACGCGCTGCTCGGCCACCTCGTCGGCTTCGGCGTGCGGGCCCTCACCAGCGCCCCACCCACCCTCGAGGAGCTGTTCCTGCGCCACTACGGCCCGAACGGCACCGACGACACCACGGCCGACGGGGGCGCCGCGCGGTCCGGAGGAACCACCGCACGCGACGGTGGCCCGGCGGCCCGGAAGCAGGGGCGATGA
- a CDS encoding ABC transporter permease — MNTFAGTGRLARLALRRDRVRLAVWVLGTPLLGYALAESVAGVYPDERTRVGYAETAASSLVARAFNGPVAGTDPGAVVVAETYVTLALLAALLSTFAVVRHTRQNEETGRAELLGAAVVGRYALLTAALTVVVGANVLTAALLAVALAGTGLPLAGAVAAAAAVGGVGVAFTGLAAVTAQLSVTARGANALAAATVGLAFVLRAAGDVLGERSADGLRVTSAWPSWLSPLGWGNQVRPFGGERWWVLALPVALLAAGVAVAYLLARRRDLGAGLLAARQGPARAEPGLLGPAGLTWRLHRGALAGWAVAVALLGFSMGLAGDEVDDMIAENPAAAEAIAQLGGGADLVDAYLAAILGLFALAIGAYVVQALLRTRGDEADGILEVALATAVSRTRWLTTQVSGAVLGAFALVLLAGLTTGLGYGLLAGDPLGRAVALGAAALVRLPALLVVAGVVTALFGLAPRWSAVASWAALIGFLLLGQLGAVLELPQVALNLSPYTHVPSVPSVDPAALPMVVLTTVAVLLLAVGVVGFRRRDVSA; from the coding sequence ATGAACACGTTCGCCGGCACCGGCCGGCTCGCCCGACTCGCGCTGCGTCGCGACCGCGTCCGGCTGGCGGTGTGGGTGCTCGGCACGCCGCTGCTCGGCTACGCCCTGGCCGAGAGCGTCGCGGGCGTCTACCCCGACGAGCGGACCCGCGTCGGGTACGCCGAGACGGCGGCCAGCAGTCTCGTCGCCCGCGCGTTCAACGGGCCGGTCGCCGGCACGGATCCCGGTGCGGTGGTGGTGGCCGAGACCTACGTCACCCTGGCCCTGCTCGCCGCCCTGCTGAGCACGTTCGCCGTGGTGCGGCACACCCGGCAGAACGAGGAGACCGGTCGTGCCGAACTGCTCGGCGCGGCGGTCGTCGGCCGGTACGCCCTGCTGACGGCCGCGTTGACGGTCGTGGTCGGCGCGAACGTGCTCACCGCCGCACTGCTCGCGGTCGCCCTGGCCGGCACCGGCCTGCCGCTGGCCGGCGCGGTGGCCGCGGCGGCGGCGGTCGGCGGTGTCGGCGTCGCCTTCACCGGCCTCGCCGCGGTGACCGCCCAGCTGTCGGTCACCGCGCGGGGGGCCAACGCCCTCGCCGCCGCCACGGTCGGGCTCGCCTTCGTGCTGCGGGCGGCCGGCGACGTGCTCGGCGAGCGCAGTGCCGACGGTCTGCGGGTAACCAGCGCCTGGCCGTCCTGGTTGTCACCGCTGGGCTGGGGCAACCAGGTCCGCCCGTTCGGCGGCGAACGCTGGTGGGTGCTCGCCCTGCCGGTGGCGCTGCTGGCGGCCGGTGTCGCCGTGGCCTACCTGCTCGCCCGGCGGCGCGATCTCGGGGCGGGGCTGCTGGCCGCCCGCCAGGGTCCGGCCCGCGCCGAACCCGGGCTGCTCGGCCCGGCCGGGCTGACGTGGCGGCTGCACCGGGGTGCGCTGGCCGGATGGGCGGTCGCGGTGGCGCTGCTCGGGTTCTCCATGGGGCTGGCCGGCGACGAGGTGGACGACATGATCGCCGAGAATCCCGCGGCGGCTGAGGCGATCGCCCAGCTCGGCGGGGGCGCGGACCTCGTCGACGCCTACCTGGCGGCCATCCTGGGGCTGTTCGCGCTGGCCATCGGGGCGTACGTCGTGCAGGCGCTGCTGCGCACGCGCGGCGACGAGGCCGACGGGATCCTGGAGGTGGCGCTGGCCACGGCGGTGAGCCGCACCCGTTGGCTCACCACCCAGGTGTCGGGTGCGGTGCTGGGCGCGTTCGCGCTGGTGCTGCTGGCCGGCCTGACCACCGGGCTCGGGTACGGGCTGCTCGCCGGTGACCCGCTCGGCCGGGCCGTCGCGCTCGGCGCGGCGGCGCTGGTGCGGCTGCCCGCGCTGCTGGTGGTCGCCGGTGTGGTGACGGCGTTGTTCGGGCTGGCGCCACGCTGGTCGGCGGTGGCGAGTTGGGCGGCGCTGATCGGGTTTCTGCTGCTGGGGCAGCTCGGCGCGGTGCTCGAACTGCCCCAGGTGGCGCTGAACCTGTCGCCCTACACCCACGTGCCGTCCGTGCCCTCGGTCGACCCGGCGGCGCTGCCGATGGTGGTGCTCACCACGGTGGCTGTCCTGCTGCTCGCCGTGGGGGTGGTGGGCTTCCGTCGTCGCGACGTGTCGGCCTGA
- a CDS encoding BON domain-containing protein — MPWPWPYPDDNSFRAVWDQPEHHDEDVRLAALVAQRLAADWSTRRQQITVLVQNQVVILSGQVGGPESRRAAGELAWDVPGVVDVCNALHVASPRRRRS; from the coding sequence CTGCCCTGGCCCTGGCCCTACCCCGACGACAACTCGTTCCGCGCGGTGTGGGACCAGCCCGAGCACCACGACGAGGACGTCCGGCTCGCCGCCCTGGTCGCGCAACGGCTGGCGGCCGACTGGTCGACCCGGCGTCAACAGATCACGGTCCTGGTGCAGAACCAGGTCGTCATCCTCAGCGGACAGGTCGGCGGGCCGGAGTCCCGCCGGGCGGCCGGCGAGCTGGCGTGGGACGTGCCGGGGGTGGTCGACGTCTGCAACGCGTTGCATGTCGCCAGCCCCCGACGCCGCCGCTCCTGA
- a CDS encoding ATP-binding protein: MSDEGPTGHGVPMVTSAPLLSRAFTAATVTELRHQLASHVAAAGLTDDPGDDFVLAVHELVTNAVRHGGGAGRLLLVRRGDLLVCEVSDDGPGDDDLTVDLPATNVPGGRGLWLAHRLTGALSLTSRPGGVTATVTARLPTGAGGGDTGPR; this comes from the coding sequence ATGAGCGACGAGGGGCCGACGGGGCACGGCGTCCCCATGGTCACGTCGGCGCCGCTGCTGTCCCGCGCGTTCACCGCCGCGACGGTGACCGAACTGCGGCATCAGCTCGCCAGCCACGTCGCGGCCGCCGGGCTGACCGACGACCCGGGTGACGACTTCGTCCTGGCCGTGCACGAACTGGTCACCAACGCCGTACGGCACGGCGGCGGCGCGGGCCGCCTCCTGCTCGTCCGGCGGGGTGACCTGCTGGTGTGCGAGGTCAGCGACGACGGCCCCGGCGACGACGACCTCACCGTCGACCTGCCCGCCACCAACGTTCCCGGCGGGCGCGGGCTCTGGCTGGCGCACCGGCTGACCGGCGCGCTGAGCCTCACCAGCCGCCCCGGCGGCGTCACCGCCACCGTGACCGCCCGCCTACCGACCGGTGCGGGCGGGGGCGACACCGGCCCACGCTGA
- a CDS encoding STAS domain-containing protein produces MTVVAYEQLVTLVCDTCADTADVACALPDAQVVWPLVSEQGWSGSPFAAGPHRCPHCSALGPSTGGAAVCEGHGPSGILGIDHVDGVTVVVAAGDVDLDTGDTLRSALAHAKEMGGHVLVDLTRVHLIDSTGLGLLVRAHRDAVERGSVLCLAAPAEFVRTVLYTMRLDQVFPIFDSHAEALAHLSSLAPTRPR; encoded by the coding sequence ATGACGGTCGTAGCGTACGAGCAGCTGGTGACTCTGGTCTGTGACACCTGCGCAGACACCGCGGACGTGGCCTGCGCGCTGCCCGACGCCCAGGTCGTGTGGCCGTTGGTGTCGGAGCAGGGGTGGAGCGGGTCGCCGTTCGCGGCGGGGCCGCACCGGTGCCCGCACTGCAGCGCCCTCGGCCCGTCCACCGGGGGTGCGGCGGTCTGCGAGGGGCACGGGCCCAGCGGGATCCTGGGTATCGACCACGTGGACGGCGTCACGGTCGTGGTCGCCGCCGGCGACGTCGACCTCGACACCGGGGACACCCTGCGGTCGGCGCTGGCGCACGCGAAGGAGATGGGCGGCCACGTGCTGGTCGACCTCACCCGGGTGCACCTGATCGACTCCACCGGCCTGGGCCTGCTGGTGCGCGCTCACCGGGACGCCGTCGAGCGGGGGTCCGTACTCTGTCTCGCCGCTCCGGCGGAGTTTGTCCGTACGGTCCTCTACACCATGCGGCTGGACCAGGTCTTCCCGATCTTCGACAGCCACGCCGAGGCGCTGGCGCACCTGTCGTCCCTCGCGCCGACCCGGCCCCGCTGA
- a CDS encoding anti-sigma factor yields the protein MRGGRGGARRPEPVPPRPPAAQERPWRRFAVTCAVAVVAAFGATAVTLVVDDERIRRERVTGGNARQVGEVVSAPDARVRTRTMQGGAAATVVVSPARDRAVVLLRDLRAPGEGRAYQLWLIGVVGPARPVRLLPVGATAATTVVGPVGDAATLGLSTEPAGGSSTPTRLVVLMSLA from the coding sequence ATGCGAGGCGGACGGGGCGGGGCGCGGCGGCCGGAGCCGGTGCCGCCGCGCCCGCCGGCGGCGCAGGAGCGCCCCTGGCGGCGGTTCGCCGTCACCTGCGCGGTGGCGGTGGTCGCGGCGTTCGGCGCGACGGCGGTCACCCTGGTCGTCGACGACGAGCGGATCCGCCGGGAGCGGGTCACCGGCGGCAACGCCCGCCAGGTCGGCGAGGTCGTGTCCGCGCCGGACGCGCGGGTCCGCACCCGGACCATGCAGGGTGGCGCGGCGGCGACGGTGGTGGTGTCGCCTGCCCGTGACCGGGCGGTGGTGCTGCTGCGCGACCTGCGGGCGCCGGGGGAGGGGCGGGCGTACCAGTTGTGGCTGATCGGCGTCGTGGGGCCGGCCCGTCCGGTGCGGCTGCTGCCGGTGGGCGCGACGGCGGCGACCACCGTGGTGGGCCCGGTGGGCGACGCCGCGACGCTGGGGCTGTCCACCGAGCCGGCCGGTGGCTCCTCGACTCCGACCCGGCTCGTGGTCCTGATGTCGTTGGCCTGA